Below is a window of Herbiconiux aconitum DNA.
AACGCGATCGTGCGCATCGAGTCCATCAACGGACTGCCCGTCGAAGAAGCCCTGAACCGCGTCGAATTCGGCAAGCTCACGCCGCTCTACCCGCAGGAGCGCCTGCGCCTCGAGACCGAGCCGGGCAAGCTGACCCAGCGCATCATCGACCTCGTCGCTCCGATCGGCAAGGGTCAGCGCGGCCTCATCGTCGCGCCGCCCAAGGCCGGCAAGACCATCGTGCTTCAGCAGATCGCCAACGCGATCTCGACGAACAACCCCGAGGTTCACCTCATGGTCGTGCTCGTCGACGAGCGGCCCGAAGAGGTCACCGACATGCAGCGCACCGTCAAGGGCGAGGTCATCGCCTCGACCTTCGACCGTCCGGCCGAAGACCACACCACGGTCGCCGAACTCGCCATCGAGCGCGCCAAGCGCCTGGTGGAGCTCGGTCACGACGTCGTCGTGCTGCTCGACTCGATCACCCGCCTGGGCCGCGCCTACAACCTGGCGTCGCCGGCCTCCGGTCGCATCCTCTCCGGTGGTGTCGACGCGTCGGCGCTCTACCCGCCGAAGCGCTTCTTCGGAGCCGCTCGCAACATCGAGAACGGCGGCTCGCTGACCATCCTCGCCACCGCGCTGGTGGAGACCGGTTCGAAGATGGACGAGGTGATCTTCGAGGAGTTCAAGGGCACCGGCAACTCCGAGCTGCGCCTCTCGCGTCAGCTCGCCGACAAGCGCATCTTCCCGGCGGTCGACGTCAACGCGTCGAGCACCCGCCGCGAAGAGCTGCTGATGGGCGCCGACGAGACCAAGATCACCTGGAAGTTGCGTCGCGCCCTCGCCGGTGTCGACCAGCAGCAGGCTCTGGAGATCGTTCTCGGCCGGCTGAAGGAGACCACGTCGAACGTGGAGTTCCTGATGCAGGTGCAGAAGTCGATGCCGACGCCGGCGCAGAACGGCAATGGCCACAACGGCTCGTCGCACAACGGGGCTGCGCACAACTGATGTTCGAGTCCGTCAGCACGCTGCTGGCCGAACACGACGACCTGCAGCAGCAACTCTCCGATCCCGAGCTCCACAGCGATCCGGCGCGGTCGAAGCGGGTCAACCGGCGCTATGCCGAGTTGAGCCGCATCGTCGCCGCGCATTCCGCCTGGAAGCAGGGTGTCGAAGACCTCGCCGCAGCGCGGGAGTTCGCGGCCGACGACGAGAGCTTCGCCGAAGAGGTGCCGGCACTCGAGGAGAGCCTCGCCGAGGCGGAGGAGAAGCTTCGGCGCCTCCTCATTCCGCGCGATCCGGATGACGCGCGAGACGTGATCATGGAGATCAAGGCCGGCGAGGGCGGTGCCGAGAGCATGCTTTTCGTCGCCGACCTGCTGCGGATGTATCTGCACTACGCCGAGTCGAAGGGCTGGAAGACCGAGCTCCTCGAACGCACCGAGAGCGATCTGGGTGGCTACAAAGACGTGCAGGTCGCTGTCAAGGGTCGGTCGACCGACCCCGCCGAGGGCGTCTGGGCGCACCTGAAATACGAGGGGGGCGTGCACCGCGTGCAGCGCGTGCCGGCCACCGAGTCGCAGGGGCGCATCCACACCTCCGCTGCCGGTGTTCTCGTGTTCCCCGAGGTCGACGAGCCCGAAGAGGTCGAGATCAACCCCAACGATCTCAAGATCGACGTCTTCCGTTCCTCCGGTCCCGGTGGCCAGTCGGTCAACACCACCGACTCCGCCGTGCGCATCACCCACCTCCCCACCGGGATCGTGGTCTCGATGCAGAACGAGAAGAGCCAGCTGCAGAACCGCGAGGCCGGCATGCGCGTGCTGCGTGCGCGCATCTTGGCGAAGCAGCAGGAAGAGCTCGATGCCGAGGCGTCGGCCGCCCGCAAGAGTCAGATCCGCACGGTCGACCGCTCCGAGCGCATCCGCACCTACAACTTCCCCGAGAACCGCATCGCCGATCACCGCACCGGATACAAGGCCTATAACCTCGATCAGGTGATGGACGGCGCGCTCGAGCCGATCATCCAGTCGGCCATCACGGCCGACGAGGAGAGCCGTCTCGCCGCCGTGGGCACCGACGTCTGATGACCGCCATCGACACCGCTGAACGCCCCGTGACCGTGCGCTCGCTCTTCGAGCGCTCGGTGGCGATCCTTTCCGCGAGCGGCATCGTCGACCCGCAGGTCGACGCCGAGCTCCTCATCGGGCACGTGCTGGGCACCTCGCGGGGTCGCGTTCAGTCGCTCGCGGTGACGGATGCTCCACTCGGCGTCGAAGACAGCCTCGCCATCGTTGACGCGGTCGAGCGCCGCGCCGCGCGCGAACCCCTGCAGCACATCACCGGTGTCGCCTGGTTCCGTTCGCTCGAACTCGCGGTGGGCCCGGGCGTGTTCGTGCCGCGGCCCGAGACGGAGTTCGTCGCGGGCCTCGCCATCGATTCGCTGCGCGCCGTCGTCGCCGCCCCGGATGCGCGACCGGTCGCCGTCGACCTCGGAACCGGGAGCGGCGCCATCGCGCTCGCCCTGGCGACCGAAGTGCCGCACGCCGACGTCGTGGCCGTGGAGAACTCGACCGCGGCGTTCATCTGGGCGAAGCAGAACCTGCGCACCGTGGGGGCCGAGAACGCACGTCTGGTGTTCATCGACCTGGCCGACGCCCTGCCCGAACTCGACGGAACCGTCGACGTCGTGGTGTCGAACCCTCCTTACATCCCGACCGGAGCCGTTCCGCGCGACCCCGAGGTGCGGCTGCACGATCCCGAGCACGCGCTGTACGGGGGAGTGGACGGCCTCGAGGTCGTGCGCAGCGTCTCCGCGACAGCACGCCGTCTCCTCCGTCCGGGCGGCAGCCTGGTGATCGAGCACGGCGACCTGCAGGGCGACGAGATGCGTGCCCTGCTCACCGCTGACGGTTGGCGCGCCGCGGCAACTCATCGCGACCTCACCGGTCGCGACCGCGCCACCACCGCCCTCCGCTGACCGCGGCCCACTAGGCTCGGATTTCCGACCCGCTTCAGGAGGACCCATGGATCCGATCAGTATCAGCGTCTCCCTCATCGCCTTGGT
It encodes the following:
- the prfA gene encoding peptide chain release factor 1, with the translated sequence MFESVSTLLAEHDDLQQQLSDPELHSDPARSKRVNRRYAELSRIVAAHSAWKQGVEDLAAAREFAADDESFAEEVPALEESLAEAEEKLRRLLIPRDPDDARDVIMEIKAGEGGAESMLFVADLLRMYLHYAESKGWKTELLERTESDLGGYKDVQVAVKGRSTDPAEGVWAHLKYEGGVHRVQRVPATESQGRIHTSAAGVLVFPEVDEPEEVEINPNDLKIDVFRSSGPGGQSVNTTDSAVRITHLPTGIVVSMQNEKSQLQNREAGMRVLRARILAKQQEELDAEASAARKSQIRTVDRSERIRTYNFPENRIADHRTGYKAYNLDQVMDGALEPIIQSAITADEESRLAAVGTDV
- the prmC gene encoding peptide chain release factor N(5)-glutamine methyltransferase; protein product: MTAIDTAERPVTVRSLFERSVAILSASGIVDPQVDAELLIGHVLGTSRGRVQSLAVTDAPLGVEDSLAIVDAVERRAAREPLQHITGVAWFRSLELAVGPGVFVPRPETEFVAGLAIDSLRAVVAAPDARPVAVDLGTGSGAIALALATEVPHADVVAVENSTAAFIWAKQNLRTVGAENARLVFIDLADALPELDGTVDVVVSNPPYIPTGAVPRDPEVRLHDPEHALYGGVDGLEVVRSVSATARRLLRPGGSLVIEHGDLQGDEMRALLTADGWRAAATHRDLTGRDRATTALR